CGGCGCCGCCGAGCAGGAGGCCGAGCCGGCTCAGGGCCCGGCGGCGGGCCAGGGTGGCGTTGCGCTCGACCGACAGCTCCATGACCAGGCCCTGCTGTCGGCGGTCCTCCGGGACCAGCGCCATGCCGGCGGCGATCGCCCGACCCGGGTTACCGGCCCGGACGGCGCGGCCGGCCACCAGCACCTCGCCCGCGTCGTAGCGGTCGACTCCGAAGATGGCGCGGGCGACCTCGCTGCGCCCAGCGCCGACCAGCCCGGCGAGGGCGACGATCTCCCCACCTCGTAGGGAGAACGACACGTTGGTGAAGACACCGGCGCGGGTGAGCCCACGGACCTCGAGCAGGGTGTCCCGCAGCTCGGCGTCCTGTTTGGGAAAGAGCGAGGAGACGTCCCGACCGACCATGCGTCGCACCACCTCGTCGACGGTGAGGTCTGCGGTGTGATCGCTGGAGACCCAGGCGCCGTCGCGCAGCACGGTGATGCGGTGGCAGAGCTCGAACACCTCGTCGAACCGGTGCGAGATGAACAGCACCGCCGCCCCGCGCTCGCAGAGCGACCGGGTGACCGCGAACAGCCGCTCGACCTCCACACCGGACAGCGCGGCGGTGGGTTCGTCCATGACCAGGACCCGGGCATCGAAGGAGATCGCCTTGGCGATCTCGACGAGCTGCTGATCGGCGATGGAGAGCCCGCGAGCGGGGCGGGTCGGGTCGATCCGGACGCCCAGCCGCTGGAAGAGCCGCTCGGCATCTCGGTGCATCGCCGCCGTGTCGATGCGGCGCAGGCCGCGCAGCGGTTGCCGGCCCATGAAGATGTTCTCCGCTACCGACAGATCCGGGAAGAGCGTCGGCTCCTGGTAGATGACGGCGATGCCGGCGGCCCGGGCGTCACCGGGGCCGCGAAGGCGCAGCGCCTGCCCGTCGAGGGTCATCTCGCCGGAGTCCGGACCGTGCGCGCCGGCCAGGATCTTCACCAGGGTGGACTTGCCGGCCCCATTCTCGCCGACCAGGGCGTGAGCCTCACCGGAGTGCAGCTCCAGGTGCACCTCGCGCAGCGCGGCGACGGCCCCGAAGGACTTCGTCACGCCGTCGAGTACCAGCAGCGGAGCGCGGTCCGTGCCTGGTGCTTCGGCGGTCATCCGACCCCTCCTGAATCGTTTCATGCGTCGTTCATGGACGGTAGGGGCCGCCCTTCGAGAGCGTCAAGAGTTTCACCGCCATTTCTTCCTTGTTGCCGGTCCGGGCTGTCCGACCGCTCCGGCACCGCCCGCCCGATGACGGCCCGCCGCGCGGCACCTCGGACCGAATGGATGAAACGTTTTAGCCGCTATAGACTGCCGGGGCGATCTGGTCGTGCCGTCCCACGCCACCCGTGACCGGCCTTCCGGGGACCACCGCGACCGCGCTGCCCGACGCCGGGCGCGGGCCGCGACCACCGCACCAGGCATCGAGGGAGTCATGGCAACGGCGAACATCAAGGAGGTCGCCCGGCACGCCGGCGTCTCCCTCGGCACCGTGAGCAACGTGCTCAACCGGCCCGACATGGTCGCCCCCGCCACCCGCCAACGGGTGCTCGACGCCATCACCACCCTCGGCTACGTCCGCAACGACTCCGCGCGTCAACTGCGTGCCGGGCACAGCCGCACCGTCGCCATCGTCGTCCTGGACGTGGCCAACCCGTTCTTCACCGACGTCGTCCGGGGTGCCGAACAGGTGATCGAGGAAGCCGGCGCCATGCTCGTCGTCTGCAACAGCGGCGAGGACAGCGCCCGGGAGCGCCGCCACCTGGAGTTGCTGGAGGAGCAGCGGGTCCGCGGCGTCCTCATCACCCCGGTCGGCCACGGCCCCCAACCCAACCTGGACAAGCTCATCGAGCGGGGCATCCCCGTGGTGCTGGTGGACCGGGGCACGGGCCGGGCGAACCGTTGCTCGGTGGCGGTCGACGACGTCCTCGGAGGCCGACTCGCCATGGACCACCTGCTGGACCAGGGCCATCAGCGCATCGCCTACCTCGGTGGCCCGCTCTCCATCGCCCAGGTCGCCGACCGGCACGCCGGGGCCGCCGCAGCGCTGGAGGAACGTGGCAGCACAGCCGAACTCCGGGTGGCGGTGACCACCAGCCTGACCGTCGCCGCCGGCCGACGCGCCGCCGAAGAGCTGCTGGCGTTGCCGGTCCGGCAGCGCCCCACCGCCGTGTTCTGCGCCAACGACCTGATCGCCCTCGGCGTACTCCAGGAACTGACCGCGCGTGGGTTGCGGGTGCCGGCCGACGTGGCCATCGTCGGCTACGACGACATCGAGTTCGCCGACGCGGCGGCGGTGCCGCTGTCGTCGGTGCGCCAACCCCGCGACCAGCTCGGCCGCACCGCAGCGGAACTGCTGCTGGAAGAGGCCGAGTCCGGCGACACCCACCGGCACCGGCACGTGGTGTTCCAGCCCGAGCTGGTCGTCCGCCGCTCCAGCGACCAGCCCCGACGCGCCCGGCGCTGACCGGCCTCGGCGACGACCGAGAAGACGGGCGGATGCCCGCCCGCCTCCCCTCTGCAACACCCGGTTGGTCAGGCCGCCGGGACGGGCATCGACCAGACGTCGGCGATCGACGGGTCATAGCCGGTGCCGGTGTCCTGGTACCGCACCCGCACCACGCCGTCCCGGGTCGCGTCCGGCAGGTTGACGACGAACTGGTAGCTGACCGCGCCGGGCCCGCCCGCCGTGCGCTGCCACGAGCGGGTGTGCGCCACCACCCCGTCCACGACCACCTGGTAGTCCTTGAGCTGTGGCCCGTCGTACGTCTCCACCGAGCGCAGCACGAACGGTTCACCGGGCCGGACCGCGAGATCGAACTCGAACCAACCGCCGGGGCGGGTCACGTCGGTGTACCGGCGGGTCAGCCCGGCCTCGGTGCTGGTGGCCGAGTAGGTGGAGGCGGTGAGGCGGTGCGCCTGCTCGGACGCCGCAACGCCGAGGTCGACGTGGTCGTACGCGCCCGTCGGTGGGACGACCGCGAAGGAGTAGGAACCGGACCCGATCTCGTACACGGCGACCGCGCCGTCCATCCGGACGAACCGCACCCCGTCAGCCTGCTCCGCCGGCCGGCCGCCCTCGGTGACCGCCTCGCGTCCGGGCGCCGGGAAGCGCACCGTCGCCGTGGTGTTCGCCGGCAGGGTGAGGCGCAGCCGCATGTCGCCGCGCGCGTCGATGTCCCAGTCGCTGCCGATCGTCCCGTACGCCGAGCGATACGACGCCTTGGCCGAGGTGAGGTTGCCACCCGGCTGGGGGGCGAACGTGACGTGCGCGTACCCGGGGTTGGCGGCGTCGGGCTGGATGCCGGCAACCGTCCGATACATCCAGTCGCCCACCGCGCCGTACGCGTAGTGGTTGAAGGAGTTCATCCCCACGTCGCCGAAGCTGCCGTCGGGTTTGATCGAGTCCCAGCGCTCCCAGATCGTGGTCGCGCCCTTGGCGATCTCGTAACCCCAGGACGGGTAGGTGTCGTTGAGCAGCAGCCGGTAGGCG
The window above is part of the Micromonospora sp. LH3U1 genome. Proteins encoded here:
- a CDS encoding LacI family DNA-binding transcriptional regulator, which translates into the protein MATANIKEVARHAGVSLGTVSNVLNRPDMVAPATRQRVLDAITTLGYVRNDSARQLRAGHSRTVAIVVLDVANPFFTDVVRGAEQVIEEAGAMLVVCNSGEDSARERRHLELLEEQRVRGVLITPVGHGPQPNLDKLIERGIPVVLVDRGTGRANRCSVAVDDVLGGRLAMDHLLDQGHQRIAYLGGPLSIAQVADRHAGAAAALEERGSTAELRVAVTTSLTVAAGRRAAEELLALPVRQRPTAVFCANDLIALGVLQELTARGLRVPADVAIVGYDDIEFADAAAVPLSSVRQPRDQLGRTAAELLLEEAESGDTHRHRHVVFQPELVVRRSSDQPRRARR
- a CDS encoding sugar ABC transporter ATP-binding protein, giving the protein MTAEAPGTDRAPLLVLDGVTKSFGAVAALREVHLELHSGEAHALVGENGAGKSTLVKILAGAHGPDSGEMTLDGQALRLRGPGDARAAGIAVIYQEPTLFPDLSVAENIFMGRQPLRGLRRIDTAAMHRDAERLFQRLGVRIDPTRPARGLSIADQQLVEIAKAISFDARVLVMDEPTAALSGVEVERLFAVTRSLCERGAAVLFISHRFDEVFELCHRITVLRDGAWVSSDHTADLTVDEVVRRMVGRDVSSLFPKQDAELRDTLLEVRGLTRAGVFTNVSFSLRGGEIVALAGLVGAGRSEVARAIFGVDRYDAGEVLVAGRAVRAGNPGRAIAAGMALVPEDRRQQGLVMELSVERNATLARRRALSRLGLLLGGAERTEAHRWTRRLQVKAARLGAPVATLSGGNQQKVVLAKWLATEPQILIIDEPTRGIDVGTKSEVHRLLSELAGEGLAILMISSELPEVLGMADRVLVMHEGRLVRELSRAEADETSIMFAATGQGATV